In Myxocyprinus asiaticus isolate MX2 ecotype Aquarium Trade chromosome 3, UBuf_Myxa_2, whole genome shotgun sequence, the following proteins share a genomic window:
- the LOC127419462 gene encoding cytochrome c oxidase subunit 7C, mitochondrial-like — protein MLGQAVRRFATSAVRSSHYAEGPGKNLPFSVENKWRLLGMMVLFFGSGFAFPFIVVRHQILKK, from the exons ATGCTCGGACAAGCCGTGCGACGATTTGCAACCTCTGCGGTTCGCTCCAGTCATTATGCGGAGGGACCAGGAAAG AACCTGCCATTCTCCGTAGAGAACAAGTGGAGGCTTCTGGGCATGATGGTGCTGTTCTTTGGCAGTGGATTTGCCTTCCCATTCATCGTTGTCAGGCATCAGATCCTGAAGAAATGA